The DNA segment AAAAAGTTGTTTTGTGCGGCTCATGTATATTGCAGGTGACTCACAGGACCATGTAATCACCTTAAACGAGTACAAGGGAGGCAATAACAGACTCACTACTAGATGTTAAGTAGAATCAATATAAAAAATCACATGCATATCTTATATGTATTAAATTTGGGATGCATAAAGACACTGTATTTCATTGTTTTTGGATTTGCCCTATTGTCCAAAATGTTTGGAGAGTAGTATTGGATGTATTGTTCGTGACCATCAATGGGAGGCGATCAACATGCgtattttgtgaattttttaaaaAGACTGTGACCTCAGTAATACATCTAAAAAAGGATTTTCTTTCCTGGAAGCCAGACATGCAATAACCCTGTTTTGGAAATCAGTTTATAGACCCAGTGTTTAATGCTAGCTTGGCAGTTTATTTTACATTGCCTGGCTATGGAAAAACATACTTTTGTTTTAAAGGGAATATTCTGTTTttctgaaatacagtatatgggtGGCCCTTATTTAATTTTTAGACTGTCGTCATCTTGCTAAAGCTGTGGCATTATCTATCTCTCTTTTTAACATGTAACAGCCTGAGACATACGTAAGTAGCAACAGTCCCAATgtgccattattttttttttttttagtgtgtccTTATGTGTTTCTTAAGTCACACGAGAATATGAATAAATGCATTGGGGGGGAAATCTGTTACTAAGTACATTTATAGGAaccagaaatacagtatataaaatactgtttttCATTCACTGTTTCAGACAGACCAactgtttctgtttgtttaagGTTGCTTCAATTATGCAATGATTTTTATATAGGAAAACAAATGTCTTTCTATTGACTAGTGTCCTGATAATGATGATATGCTTGAATGGACTCTTCTGGCAATAGATTAGCTTCTTTGTGTGCTATTCAGGAGGTGAGGGTTGTTTTTGTTCTGATGGAAGTGCGTGGGACACTCTCGGAAATGGCAGAACAGGTACTTTTATGAACCTGCATGGACAGCTCCCGACATGCTGCTGCTGGGATTTGTGTGGCATTCATTGTGTGTTTGGCCTGGCTGTGGGTGTTTACGACTGTTCTGTTGACTCGTGTGTCTTCTTCATGCATCTATTTAAAAGGTTGAACTGGCAATGAGTTCAGTTGTAACAGGGGTTAAATCTTGTAGTTTTTGAATAGATTGTTATTCCTGTCTGACCATGAAAGTTAACATTGTGTAACTGTTGATTTGTCTACTTAAAATGAATGTATATTGGGACATACTAAGGTGCAAGATGAAAATCAGGTAAACATGCAATGTGGTTAAAGCGGGACAGATGTGACACTGTTTTATtcttatactgtacattcaaTGTTCTTAAATGATTTGATAGGATAGTTAAATGTTTACACAAATGCAATGAAGTGGGGCCAcacaaatacaattatttattgaacAAACAAAAATCAGCAAGTTTTATTAAAGTTATTATATTGCAAGTGTACCATTTGACTGTAAGTTGTATGTGTTTTAATGAATTGACACATATGCAAGtataagacatttttaaaaacaatatgaGTATAAAGTCTGTAGTAGTTTTTTTTCACTGTGGGCCTAATTCCTTACTTAGCAcaatacaaatgtttaaaaaccatCCCTGGTTATCATTACAGCAGTACCCAGAACAGTTGTCTTCACACACTAATTATAGAAAATAGGAAATATATGTACAGttctgctcaaaagtttgcataccctggcagaaattgtgacattttggcattgattttgaaaatatgactgatcatgcaaaaaaactgtcttttatttaaagaaagtgatcacatgaagccatttatcatcacatagttgtttggctcctttttatatcataatgataacagaaatcacccaaatggccctgatcaaaagtttatatacccttgaatgtttggccttgttacagacacacaaggtgacacacacaggtttaaatggtaattaaaggttaatttcccacacctgtggctttttaaattgcaattagtgcctgtgtataagtagtcaatgagtttgttaactctcacgtggatgcactgagcaggctagatactgagccatggggagcagaatagaactgtttaaagacctgcgtaacaaggtaatggaactttataaagatggaaaaggatataaaaagatatccaaagccttgaaaatgccagtcagtactgttcaatcacttattaagaagtggaaaatttggggatctcttgataccaagccaaggtcaggtagaccaagaaagatttcagccacaactgccagaagaattgttcgggatacaaagaaaaacccacaggtaacctcaggagaaatacaggctgctctggaaaaagacggtgtggttgtttcaaggagcacaatacgatgatacttgaacaaaaatgagctgcatggtcgagttgccagaaagaagccaatgccacaaaaaagcccagttacaatatgcccgacaacacatagacacgcctcacagcttgtggcacactgtaattttggagtgatgagaccaaaatagagcttaatggtcacaaccataagtgctatgtttggagaagggtcaacaaggcctatagtgaaaagaataccatccccaccgtgaagcatggtggtggctcactgatgttttgggggtgtgtgagctctaaaggcacagggaatcttgtgaaatttGGTGGCAAGATGAACGCAGCATGTtattagaaaatactggcagacagtttgcagaaaaaggtgaaggttctgcagtggccatcacagtctcctgagcTTAATAtaattgagccactctggggagatctcaaacgtgcagttcatgcaagacgaccaaagactttgcatgacctggaggcattttgccaagatgaatgggcagctataacacctgcaagaatttggggcctaaTAGACacctattacaaaagactgcatgctgtcgttgatgctaaagggggcaatacacagtattaagaactaagggtatgcagacttttgaacaggggtcatttcatttttttctttgttgccatgttttgttttatggttgtgccattctgttataacctacagttgaatatgaatcccataagaaataaaagcaatgtgttttgcctgctcactcatgttttctttaaaaatggtacatatattaccaattctccaagggtatgcaaacttttgagcacaactgtatgaacgtttttgacatttattttgatGGAATCCAGATAAAGGTAtctcatgtaaaaaaacaaacaaacaaacatatgttTACTCTAGTAAATATGTGTGCAGTTTAGTAAAACAATTTACAACTGTACTCAGTCAACCCTAAATGTAGCCTAAAGCCTagccataaaatatatttttttgaccatttttaaaatgtacacatttcataacaaatgtaattgtgtaatctttaaccaaagtaaattaataaaacatattattttaagttttattaatgtaattttatttgttttaaattcataGTGTACAGTAAACATTATCATTTTCTGGTAGTGATAGTGAGCTTCCACTAGATGGCATTTGTGGTGTACAGAACGACAGTAGGAGCACATAAAGGATGCACACAATGCCCACTCCTGGCTTCTTTCCCTTTGAGTTCATCACAGCAGTTGAGCCTGCAGCTTCTTCTCAGTTCCTTATTCTATTGGACCTGTCCATCAAGCGGTATCATATTTATACATTGTAGAACAGTGAGCTGAGTATTCAGTGAAAAACCCAAGTACATAGTGCTTGGCAGCACCCTTCACCACATCTAAACTTTATGACTGGATATGAAGCAGGTGTGAACTCTGACTAAGTGTACAGGTCATAGTTAACCTACATAGATAACTAGTTTTAGATTACCTTTAGGCATTGTCAAAGGCCCAttttttaacatcactgaatcaacctgaatgtaTTAGGTAACACTTAAGTTTAAGGGGTAGATCaggcttgattttatatatatatatatatatatatatatatatatatatataaaacaaaatagtaTAATACTGTATTTCCTAATACTGATTTCCACCAGTTAGCCTGGCATAAACACACTGCTGTTCCAACCGTCCTCAGAGATCACACCTTGTCTAggatttaaatgtttaaaggtttacattttttaatcatcaTAGAGCTGATTTAATATGAGTGACATGCAGTTATTTAGAGAAGTGTAGGTCCAGTTTAAaaataatgattccactgctaATTTACAGTCATGTTACATCACAGTAGAACATGCAcatgaataataattatgataataagagaatattttaatttatatacttATTTGAAAGCTTATTTGAAATGGCAAAAGTAGCATCTTAAATGCCTTTGAAAATGTGACCAGAACTAGATTTATAAAACCTtgtgagtttgtttgtttgaacattttgTGACCACAATAACAGTATGTTGCCTCTCCACATTCCTCTGTTTTGCCTATTGATTTTGTAGAATGCAGTAATTGCAGATCTAAGATCACATAAAGGAGCAAACAAAATCAGACAGTGACTAAGGTTTTGCaagcaaaataaaattaaaatcctAGATACAGGTAACCAGTGATGTTCTTATAAAACACGAGTGATATAGTATGCTGTCTTCTTTGTTTTTGGTAAGAAAGAGTAGGCTACATGCTGTTTTGCTCTGAGCTAGTTGAAGCAGATTTATGAAATAGGCCCAATTGTTTTTTGGGGGAGTTTACAAGAAAAAGATCATTGCAATATATAATCCTACTTTTAACAAATGCATGGACAAGTACAATTTTCGTTGCCCAATATTCATTTGATataatttaacgtaacatgagatcacattaaactctaatgatgatgcgtgagagcagcactgcagttcgcgcctgactgacaagaggaagaattacacagctcacagaccagatgcactctaaactttccaaacagcttcaagtgatgtagatcacaaagtatgagggaattataacgcaaaaatacaaaataagtaaatgcaaaagcactctcgttgtggaatagcctaagtggagctggagctgccattccgctgaagcaaaacttgcgtgtcaagcatctttaaaggaaacatcccggagttacatcttaaatgcagttatatttaatgcattatagctttattaaagttcaaataatatgtaaCCAGattatgtaaataactacaaactcctaaactggcatttctctgtgctgtcagtgcctcttctatgagttgcatgaatgtcccgatctaagggggagagattgaaactgcacccggcagATGCACTCTGTCGTGGAGACACTCGTCCCTGGAGtgcgcatgcttaatgcagctagattataatgtgatggcttgcGATTTATTGAAGCATAATATATGAAACTgcgcatttcttatcgtgaagaaaattggcaatacgcagctttattaaaaagagagagttgtttttgtttttttgagagttaaagatggattgaagtgaatagaaatgtgagagagggtagtcttcgccccaaaataagtttttgatttgtttttgtttggcttgtgttccaatataaatatctaaaactccttaaaacaGCATagattttctttagcagctatactgcagacaaaaaaattgttatctgagaatgttgaatatataatattaaaaatacaaatattttaaaatatctagaaatcctttaaaaaaagatgcattcacttgagaagcagcatataagatatttagaattgcttttagagaatagatcatgaatataagtatattttgtctttactgcactcgcagaagtataaccatgtgaaaaaatacacgtatacaaaatacacttatatttaagatacattctcttaaaggaagtctaaatatcttatatgttgcttctcaagtaaatgtatcttgttttaaggatttttagacaattttgaatggaaaacaagacaaaaacacttgattacaataggattttttgcagtgaatttctttactgaattaaacttaataaaacatatttttttcccctttaatttagtgaatgtcatttagaggtatttttaaaagatgattttgtcctctttattcttagaaagcacatttaatacaacattttaagtggttgcacaagctgaatagtcggttaagagcaaatgattaatcattgcaataatcgccgaatagtcggaTAATCGtacgaataatcgttagattaatcgattatcaaaataatcgttagttgcagccctaatgtcaATTTAGTATGTCCAAATCTTTTGTGCTTAAATggggcttgtttaacaaaaccagagtagattattttcaaaGTTGCTATTATTACATCATATACGCAGGTCACAGGACAATGCTCACATTCCTGCATGAAGTATATCTcacctatactgtatataaagaacGTACCAGCCGAGAAGTGCATCCTTCAACAAATGCAGTACATTCTTTAATAGTACCCTGACTTCAGATGCAGAGTGGGGTTGTTCCACACCACGCAGACCAATCGATGCACAAAGTGTTCGACTTGATGACTCTCTTTTATGGTGCATCTCATTTCCCGCCCTAGCTCTCTAggttgtgaatcagtatatcatgaaTACGACTTTGGGCTCATGACGTAGTGCCATTATGAGagataaatgacataaatgaacaaataaaaatgcaaaggAGTGTATTTTATATCACCATTTTTTACTAATCCTTTCATAACCATAAGCCTCACTGGCCATAATTGGAAATGTGAACACTCCATGGACAAATGAATTGTGCTTAGACATAATTTTTGATCTTACCCACAATATGTCCCAATAAGTATTTTGAGCATGTGGGGATTTGGAGAATGTCTAAGCACAGAGAACTGGGAAATAcctaaaaaaagactaaacataTTTTATGTATCATGTACTGTTGGGAGATATAGCTATAAATGTCTTTAAattcaaatatacatttattcattacaTATCAGTGTGTTCAAATTCCTTTCAACTTTGTGTTCTATTAACCGAAGTTCCAAACATAAATGCATTTGTCGGTCATAGAGTGTTTTTCATGtgcctgttttttgtttagtCCTAATTGGCTTGATACAGTAAGTACAAACCCCAAAGACAAACAAACATAGGCCTACATGGAAAATAGGTTTACATGAACAACACTGATGTAAAAAAGGAAAAGGGAATCtggataaataattttcatatccgttccggagtggaacttcaataaattgcccttgaaggtctttgcgttgttctgtcttttctgagcgctgaagtaaatcaattattgttaattcacacatttaattccgttattcattttatctgactccaattttatattaatctgactccaattttaagttgacctctaatttatatttaagctctaattaaattctgatcattcttttaatttaacatttttaggttattgatttctctaaatcctcttctattcattgtccttttgatctttggagacttacgccggctgttattaaattacgtaaacctcccgaaaatggatagccagttccattcttagtcagcggttgtagggttaactaatatcgtctggtttggcttttctcataaccagacgatattgctgCTTAGTCAcctacatacaacttgctaagatgggcggtgagcagtgactgagagtctttaaatggctttctcctacccggttgtcctgagtggtttctcctatattaaagctccagtatggtctaccctggtctattgaaattcaaatcctacctggctgtcctaggtggttgtcctacctggttgtcctgagtggtttaaattcaaactgagagtctttaaatggcttcctcctatattaaagctccagtaatgatttcagaggaattcagaataaatcaaataataacaatttatttgtcaggtaggatataaaacattgttgcagaaattcaaatcaaagccaatttcacatgatcagaataaacaagcattactaaaaataaaagacaagtcaaagaaacatacctgacaaaactacatgcagcggtacagcatgggagatctgcatacagattcccagaacttcatgccaactttccttaaatatctagacagaataaacattgtgtaccaaatggtattatcctttgaacaatgaggatttgggggtgaatgggttcttgacttcctggggtttaaccttgttagcatacaggagataatttcaattgtaggtcaaggagggggagccacctccagaattatgcagtattttgcaaagaccttataactttgttaccattagttttatcaacatgggaaagagaccactataccagtcgcacagagacctcttaaatgatatcaaacacatacagttgcattctttgttttcatggttttcatcttgtgtcttttgtgttggtccagagctgatgaaggggagaagggggagagagaagggggggcagcaaggtaatttgcaatttttcacactgtggtgatattcaggtgtagatttcagcttttgtgagagagttctatgacgttgattctcgcagagctctttgacttttaccggaaatggcgccttttggttgtagacattctggtgccagccttacactgATATGTTTATGAATAACAGTACAAAATTGGATGTTCTGAAGAACAGAGTGCAAATAATCTTCAATGCATGTTTTTCTCTGAGCTGTGAATGCGCAAggctatttgtttttttatgtgcatttcgtGGTGTTTTAGGAAATTAGATATCTAGTCGTGGTGAACTCTGCCCCTCCACGCTGGCTAGATGACGAGTGAGGTGTGTTTCATGGGGAGGTGATGACTCTGTTACAGTAGCAGAAAGCACATACTAATGTGGAATGAGCTACTTAGAGTAAACTCTATAGGTTACTTTATGTGCTACATGCATAATGAAAGGAAAATGAAAGAATGACCATTTAAAGAATGAACTTTACATTAATGGTGTAATTGCATCAAGTATGCATTCTGTTTTAAAatctaaatgttaaaatgttggcAACTAAATCAAGTATGCAGAAGCACTTTTGTCCTATAGCTGAGCTAGCTTGCATCTGTTCACAATAACACTCATGTCACTTGTCTACCTCTGAATCAGAAGAATAGCATATGTAACCCCAACCCATATTTGACCTTTTTTTAACAAATGAATGTTTCTGTATTTACTATTTTCCTTTAATTTCCCTGTGTTTACTGCACTCTTAAGGACATGTGTTTTGTGTCATATATTTTCTGCTGATCGAATTATGACAAAACATGCTCTTTCTTTTTGTTCTATAGTAAAAAGTATCTGTCTGGCAAATATATTGaaacataaaatgttttacatgtCTTAAGATAGAATAAAGGAAAGGCAATGTGGCCACATGAACTAGAGAACTGCCATCATACTCCCTTAGGTGAAAGTTTACAGACCAATCTATATTCTGTGCTGGCACAAAGGTCATATCATCTTTACAGTGCTtgattaaaaatctaaaaatctaaaaGGTAAATGGTAAAAGGTAAAGGTTACACattttatctataaaaaaaaaataaataaataaaaaaactgtgcaGTAATTTCACATCCCCTTACTCATTATAAAAAGCCCTGTTGAATGTAACTCAGACAAAGATGGAACTGAGGTTAATCAACTGGGGATAAATGAGTTATTATGAAAAATGCTGTCAActgtgaattaaaaaataaaaaaattttgagAGCTCTCATTATTCATTGAATACACTATGACTCTGTGTCTACagaaagatttaaaaaaacatgatctTTATGGTGGATCTGTTTCTAGGGTTCAGTTAGGAAACTTAGTATCACTAGGTTCAAAGCACAACATCATGTGACAGCAGGCTGAAGTGACAGTGGGGGGAGCGGCACTGACAACATGGCAATGAGTGCTGGACTTTGCTTTTTTCTCTGGACTATTTAACTCCACACAAATATAGATACAGCCTTAGACTATTGGGGCTAACTGAAGCTTATTGGACTAAGAACTCCCGAGAAAAGGCAAAGGGACTTGAAGGTAAGTTAAGCTTGAaaagcaatttaaaaaatgattaagtcaaatgggaaaatgtgtaaatcatttctatgtcttttttttttcttcttcttcttctttttagcAAACAACAGTGAAAATGAAATTGTATCTGGTGCTTGCCTTTGTTGCATTCACAGGTAAATCATGCTCTTTTCTATTGTCTCTGTTTGGTCATGATGGCAAAAGTCCACATCAATTGATGAACAGCATTTTAATTATAAGATCGATGTCAAGGCCTGCATTAAAGTTTGgtgttgaatttattttttcttgttgaatttaATTACTTTACAAAAAGAACACAACATTAATGAGCTCAAAGATGTGAGGAAAAAAAGGATTGATAACACTGTTAATACCATTATGGTGACATTTAGGGTTATGCAGTTATACTgggaaaatataaatattatacacATACTGTAATCTTTTGTTGTTTGAATTGGAAAACTGTCTGATGGACTTACACATTGAACTGaatcataattattttaaatgtgttttgactAGGTTGCCAAGCCAACTTGTTCTATGCTGATCAGCCCAAGCCACAACTCGAGCAGTTGACTGATGCATTCTGGAGCTATGTTGCCAAGGCAACACGTACCGCAGAGGACACACTGCAAATGATCAGAGAGTCTCAACTGGGTCAGGAAGTCAAGTGAGTATTGTGAAAAGTTACACACAGTATTCAAAATGCTAAAATTTTAAGTTGAATGAACAAATATATTTCTCCTTTCTATTTCATAGTGCGAGACTGACAGAAAGTGCTGATAAAGCCAGCGAATATGCCATTACACTCAAAAACCAGATGAATCCTCTGGCTGAAGAGCTGATGATCAAAATCACTAAGGAGACTGAAGTGTTGAGGGAACGTCTGGAGCAGGACCTGACCACAGTGAGAGACAAACTGGAGCCCTATGCTGAGAATCTCAAGAACCAAATTCAGCAGAGAGTGGAGGACCTCAGAGCAGCCATGGCTCCATATGCAGAGTCCCTCGATTCTGAGACCCTGAAGGCCACTCTGCTCCAGAGAAGTGAGGAGCTGAGAGGGAGCCTGGAGCAGAGCGTGAAGGAGCTGCAGGCTCAACTGGAGCCCTACACTGCTGAAATCAAAGAGAAGGTGGACCAGCACCTGCAGGAGTTCCAGAAGACCGTAGCCCCCCTGACTGAGGATCTCCAGGCCAAGATTGCTGAGAGAGcccagtttgtccagcagagtctTACACCCTATGCTGAAGACCTGAAGGAAAAGCTGGACCCCTATGCCCAGAACCTGAAGGACCAGCTCACCTCCCTCTATGAGTCCTTTACCAAGACCAACTAAATTCTTCAAAGACCTCTTTTGTCACTaacagaaaagtttttccttgCATGAGCATTGTGACTCCAAAATCTGACATATTGAACATTTCTCCAATACCATGCCATAAATCAACGACGTCTAGGCAACAAGCTATTTTTGGCCTGTCTTATATCTTACAGAACACAGACCTAACACTATTGT comes from the Myxocyprinus asiaticus isolate MX2 ecotype Aquarium Trade chromosome 15, UBuf_Myxa_2, whole genome shotgun sequence genome and includes:
- the LOC127452451 gene encoding apolipoprotein A-I-like, giving the protein MKLYLVLAFVAFTGCQANLFYADQPKPQLEQLTDAFWSYVAKATRTAEDTLQMIRESQLGQEVNARLTESADKASEYAITLKNQMNPLAEELMIKITKETEVLRERLEQDLTTVRDKLEPYAENLKNQIQQRVEDLRAAMAPYAESLDSETLKATLLQRSEELRGSLEQSVKELQAQLEPYTAEIKEKVDQHLQEFQKTVAPLTEDLQAKIAERAQFVQQSLTPYAEDLKEKLDPYAQNLKDQLTSLYESFTKTN